The segment CTCCCTGTCCCGACGAATGGCCGGCTCGCAGCTCCTCGTGCGTTACGAAACCATGCCGTTCCAGCAGCGTCTCGAGCCCGCGCATCCAGATCTCATAATAGCTGGCGGCAAGATATTCGGCCGGAGGGATATTTTCGCGCGCATGCCGGCTTTCATCGATGCTCCAGGCGCCGAAGGCACCGCAGGAGAGTGTGATGCCGAGCGCCCGCTTTTCCCATTCCGCATGGAAGACCGGCTCGTTCGGTTCCGGCGCCACCGGCCCGAAGCCCATCTGCCCGCCGAGATCGTGCGGCCCGCTCATAGCGTCACCTCCGGAGCCTTGGCGATCGCGGTGCCGATCATGGCGTCACGGCTGACGAGATCGGCAAGCGCCGCCTCATTCATACCCTGGGTGCCATCAGGACGTTCCGGAATGACGAGATGGCGAAGCTCCGCCGTCGAATCCCAGACGCGAATCGTCTTGCCCTCAGGCAGCGTCAGACCGAATTCGGCCAATACGCCGCGTGGATCGATGACCGCACGAGAGCGATAGGCTGGCGCCTTGTACCAGACCGGCGGCAGGCCGAGCACCGACCACGGATAGCAGGAGCAGAGCGTGCAAACGATGAGATTATGTGTTTCCGTCGTATTGAACACCGCGCGCATATGCTCGCCCTGGCGCCCCGTGAAACCGAGGCTGGCAATCGCCGCCGTCGCGTCGCGCTTCAACCATTCGGCAAACTCCGGATCGCTCCAGGCCTTCGCCACCACCTGCGCCCCATTGCGCGGCCCGACCTTGGTCTCATAGGTCTCGACGATGACATCGATCGCCGCCGGATCGATCAGCCCCTTTTCCGTCAGCAGCGTCTCCAGCGCCCTCACGCGCGCCTGCATGTCAGAATAGTGGTTGTCATGATCATGGTGATGATGGTCGTCATGATCGTGCATGATGTATCTCCCCGCCGAATAAGCCGCAAATCTAAGCCTTAGCCATCGAGCCGCCAAGCGCCTTCTTCATCGGTTGTAACCGCGATCAGATGCCGCAACCCCCTGCCATTGTCAGTGCTTTTAGCTAGTCTGCCCAGCATGAAGATTTTGATTCTTGGCGCAACTGGTTTCATCGGCTCTGTGATCGCGGCGCGATTGCGCAGGGATGGGCATATGGTCACCGGCCTTGCCCGCAATCCTGACCGCGCGCGCGTCAAACATCCGTCGATCGGCTGGATCAAAGCTGATCTGGCCGAAATGACCGATCCATCGGACTGGCATGCTGTGCTAAGTAGCCACCAAATCGTCATCAACTGCGCCGGTGCCCTTCAAGACGGGCTTTCCGACGATCTCGCCGCCACGCAGGAAAAAGCAATGCTGGCGCTCTATGCCGCAGCCGCGCGGTCGGCGATCGAACTCGTCGTGCAGATTTCCGCGCGCACGGAAGGCGCGGGCCAAGGCCAGCCGTTCCTGGCGACAAAGCGCAGTGCTGACAAGGCGCTGGCGGCAAGCGGTCTCAACCATATCATCCTGCGACCGGCGCTCGTCCTCGGCCGCAATGCCCATGGCGGCACGGCATTGCTACGTGCGCTTGCTGCCATGCCTTATCTCCTGCCTCTCATCCATGCACAAAGCCCTGTCGAAACGGTCTCGGTCGATGATGTTGCCGCAGTCGTTTCGGCAGCGGTTGCCGGCGACTTCCAATCCGGCACCGATATCGATCTTGCCGCCAGCGAGATGCTGACACTCCGCGAACTGGTCATACTTCACCGAAGCTGGCTCGGCTTACCACCGGCGCGGGTCGTGCCGATACCGACCGGCTTGGCAAGGCCGATGACCTGGGCGGCTGACATCGCCGGCACGCTCGGATGGCGCTCGCCACTCCGATCAACTGCGATGGCGGTGATGTCCGAGGGCGTTCTCAGCCGAAGGGACGGGCAACACCTCCCAAGTCAACGCCTGGCGACGGCCGTCGAAACACTGGATGCCAGTCCTTCCGGCATCCAGGATTTGTGGTTTGCCCGCCTCTATTTGTTAAAGCCGGTGATGGTCTTTGGCCTCGCGCTCTTCTGGATGCTGTCGGGCATCATCCCTTTACTGGCACCGACAGGCGCAAGCCGGCACTTCCTGCCCTTTATGCCGGAGGGAGTGGCGATGGCTTTGACCCTGATTACCTGCTTTCTCGATATAGCCCTTGGCGCCTTTGTTCTTGTGCGGCCTTTCGCACGTTCGGCATTGTTCGGAATGCTTGCCGTCACGCTCGGCTATCTTGCCGGCGGCACCCTGCTCGAACCATCGCTTTGGCTCGATCCCGTCGGGCCATTCGTCAAAGTACTGCCGTCGATCCTGCTGACATTTGCCACCCTTGCGATATTGGAGGAGCGCTGATGCTGGGAGAGGAACTTCTTCGCCTCGTGCATGTCATCGGCGCTACGGTGCTGTTCGGCACCGGCGCAGGCATCGCCTTCTTCATGGTCATGGCGCATCGCACGGGCGATCCCAAGGTGATTGCACATGTTGCCGGCACAGTCGTCATCGCTGATACCATCTTTACGGCAACCGCCGTCATCCTTCAGCCGGTGACCGGCTATCTGCTCGCACAATCGATCGGCTGGTCGCTCGAAGAAGGATGGATCGCTCTGTCCTTGCTGCTGTATGTGTTGACCGGCATTTTCTGGCTGCCGGTCGTCTGGATACAACTCCGCCTGCGCGATCTCGCCCGAGCGGCATCCGAGACCGAAGCGCCGTTGCCGGAAGCCTACCACCATCTCTATCGTATCTGGTTTGCTTGCGGCTTCCCCGCCTTTTTCTTTGTCATCGGCATCCTCTGGCTGATGCTCAACAAGCCATCCATACCGCTATTTTAACATCGGCCAGAGGCTGAGCACCAACAGGACCGCCATGGTAATGTTGAACCGCTTGAGGCGAACGGGGTCGGAAAGCCAGTTGCGCAGGGCCGAGCCGAAGCCGGCCCAGGTCGAAACGCTGGGAATGTTGACCGCCGCGAAGGCAAGGCCGACAAGCAGCACGCTGATCAGGTAGAGCTGGGGATTGGTGTAGGTCGCCATGGCAGTGACCGCCATGACCCAGGCCTTGGGATTGACCCATTGAAAGGCGGCAGCACTCAGGAAGCTCATCGGCTCGACACCGCTTTCCTTCTCGCTGAGGCTGCGCGACGTCGCAATCTTCCATGCGATCCAGACGAGATAGGCTCCGCCGGCGAATTTCAGGCCCGTATAGAGCACCGGAACGGTGTGCAGCAATGCCCCGAGCCCAAGCCCGACGCCCAGCAACAGCGACAGAAAACCGACGCCGATGCCGAGCATATGCGGAATCGTGCGGCGGAAACCGAAATTCACGCCCGATGCGAACAGCATCATATTGTTCGGCCCGGGCGTAATCGATGTCGTGAATGCAAACAACAGAAGAGCCAGAAATGAATCCAGTGCCATAAAGCCTCCCAGACGCCGCTCTTTAGTCAGCCGAAGCGTCAATTCGCGCGATGCGCATCTCTCACAGCTGCGCCTATGCCGAGCAACCTAATTTGCCTCGGAATCGAATGCCATGGAGGGATTGTCACTGTGACATGAATGGCCTCGATTGAAATCCCGATGAATGCCCTTATCCTTCGCCTCTGAAGCAGCGAGGACATGCCATGCACGACCCTATTCCTACCGTCACTCTCCCCTCCGGAATTGCGGTTCCCGCACTCGGCCAAGGGACGTGGAACATGGGCGAAACAGCCGCCCAGGCTAGGGAAGAGATCGCCAGCTTGGGAGCCGGGCTCGATCTCGGCATGACACTAATCGATACCGCCGAAATGTATGGCGAAGGCGGCGCGGAAGAAATCGTCGGCAAGGCGATCGAGGGGCGGCGCGATGAGGTGTTCGTCGTCAGCAAGGTCTATCCTCACAACGCAAGCAGCAAGGGGACTATCCAAGCTTGCGACCGCAGCTTGAAACGAATGAAAATCGACCGCATTGACCTTTATCTGCTGCATTGGCGCGGCGAGTATCCGTTGTCCGAAACGGTGGCCGCGTTCGAAGCCCTGAAAGCCGCAGGCAAGATCGGCGCCTGGGGCGTTTCGAATTTCGATGTCGACGATATGGAGGAACTGCTCGCAGTTCCCGACGGCGGCAATGTCGCCACCAATCAGGTGCTCTACAATCTCGGCCGACGCGGCGTCGAATACGATCTGCTGCCGTGGTGCCAGGAGCGCAACATCCCGATCATGGCCTATTCACCGATCGAACAGGGCCGGCTCGCGCATCATCCGGACCTGATCCACATCGCCAAGACCTATCAGGCAACGCCGGCCCAGGTTGCGCTTGCCTTTCTGCTGGAGCGCGACGGCGTGATCGCCATTCCCAAAACCTCCAATCCGCAACGCGTTGCAGAAAACCGCGATGCCGTCTCGCTCGACATCACCGAGGAGGATTGGGCAACCCTTGACGCCGTCTTCCCGCCGCCGGCGCGAAAGAAGCCGTTGGAGATGCTTTAACTGCCGACGTCTGCCTGCTGCTGCCCAACGATCAGCTCTATCGCCTGGAAAACATCGATCAATCGCCAGTCCGCCGGATCGCGATAGGTCGGATAAAGCGAAAAGGCGGCAGCGGCGATTTGATCGACAGTCCGCCGCCTGGTTCGTCTATCGGCGAGAATGGCCTTCGTGTAGACCCCGAATTGATCTTCCGTCACTCCCCACCCGGCATAAAACGGCGCCGCATAGCAACGGACCGGGATGCCGCGCAGCAGCGCATCGAAACCGAACTGGCTTGAAACGGTCCAGACCTCATCCACGACCTCAAGAATCGATGCGACCGATACGGCATCATCGAGAAATATTGCACCGCCTTTGCCCGCGGTTTCCGTGGTCAGATATCCCTTACGGTGGCCGGCCATGACATCCGGATGCGTCCGGATCAGACATTGGGCACCGCTTGCCAAAGCGTCTGCAAGCATCCGCTCGAACGAGGCGTGTGAACCGAGCGCCTTGCCGACCGAGATATCGCCGACAACCTGATCGACCAGCAGGATGCGACGCTTCGTTGTCCGCTCGATCGCGGGTTCCCTGTGCGGCAGATGATTGTATTTCGAGAGTCTGTTGCGGACGATCTGCTCGCGGATCGCCCTGCCCAGCTCTCCGGCATCTTCCGCACCGCCGATCAGGCGTTCAAGGCGCGAGGGCCGGCTTGCGTCGACGGGCAGACCGAGATCGTCGACGACGATCGAAAAAGGGATTGCACCGGCTTTGCCGAGGCCGACCGAACGTAAAAAACCGTCTTCAAGATTCCAGCATGGCAATCCACGCAACCGCGAGATCGCCGCCGCCGTCTTTGCGGGTGTGCGACCGCCCCAGGAAAGCACGCCGCCGATGCCGGGTGACAGTGTGGTCGCGATCTTCTGCAAACCGAAATATTGGCCTAGCCACGGAAAAGCATTGCGAACGTAGAATGTAGCGCCAAGACGCATCCCTGCCGGAGGATGCCAGCTCTTCTCGCCAATATCAGGCAAACTCTCCGCGGTAGAAAACGCCACCGACATGACCTCATTGATGACGCGACTTATCCGCCCCGAGCGCCGCGCAAGCTACGCGACGCCCGAAAGCCGTTCAACGACTGAGTTTCTCACATTCCTTGTGGGCCGCGGTTCATCGCGGCAATGCCCGTGCGGCAGACTTCGATCAGGCCGAGCGGCTTGATGATGGCGATGAACTGATCGATCTTCGATGACTTGCCGGTGATCTCGAGAATGAAATGCTCGACGGTAGCATCCACAACCTTGGCATGGAAGGCATCGGCCAGCCGCAGGGTTTCGGCGCGGGTCTCGCCGCTTCCTACAACCTTCAGCAGCGCCACTTCGCGCTCGATCGGCCGTTCCTGGCCGAGATCGCGGGCGCGCACCGTCAGGTCGACGACGCGATGAACCGGCACAATGCGCTCAAGCTGCGCCTTGATCTGCTCCAGCACCTGTGGCGTGCCGCGCGTGACAACGGTGATGCGCGACAGATGGGCCTGATGCTCGGTCTCGGAAACGGTGAGGCTTTCGATATTATAGCCCCGGCCGGAGAAGAGGCCGATGACGCGGGCGAGAACGCCGGGCTCGTTGTCGACTAGCACCGAAAGCGTGTGGCTCTCGGCCGCCGCGGTCTCCGGCGAGATGAAATAGGCGGAGCCCGTGGGTTGAAGGTGTGCGGTCATTGTCCTTGTTCCGTTTCCTCGGTTCTTATGGTCAGGATGCCAGCTCGATGCTGACATGATCGATGTGTTGTTGCGCGAGCTTGACGAGATCGCGATCGAACGTGACGAAGGTTTCACCTGCGTCGAGACTGGAGACATGAAAAGCATCCGCGAAATCGAGGCCAGCTTCAAAAGCATCCAGAGCTGAAACCACTCTCTCCTTTTCACGGAATACGATCGTATCCAATGCAAGCAGTGATCGAAACAATCCGGCGATTTGCCGCGAGGTCATTCCAATACTCTTGCGAAGCACCCACTCCGTCTCCAGCAGAACGGTCGAGAGAATGACGACATTGGAGGTTCGCAAAATCTCTGCCGCGACCTGCCACTGCTTGCTGTCATCTCTGGCAAGGACACGGACAAGAATGTTGGTATCAATCGTTCTTGTCTTCATCCCACTGCCGATTCACTTTGTCCCACCTATGCTTTGCTTCCGATAAAATAGTCTCATCGATCATCTCATCAGTAATCGGCGGTCCGCTATACCGGGGGATAACCGACAAGAACTCATCTATCGTCAGCTTTTTCCCAGCGGGCTTTGGTTCCTGCTTCACCGGCTCCAGCGTGATGACGTTGTCATGCTCGATAACTTCAAATTCGGTGCCAGCCTCATAACCGTGGGCATCGCGAACCGACTTGGGCAGTGTGAATGTAACCCTGCCGTTGTCGGACATCTTTGCTCTCGTCATACTCCTGGCTCCTCAAGAAACGGAACACGGCAAGTCTACCGTGTCCCGGCGTTCCGATCAAACGAGCTGCCGGCCCTTGGCGTCGATGGCGTTGGCGACGGCTTCGTCGGTGGCTTCATCCGGCAGCAGCATCTCGTTATGCGCCTTGCCCGAGGGGATCATCGGGAAGCAGTTGGCGAGATTGGCAACGCGGCAATCGAAAATGACCGGCTTCTTGACATCGATCATTTCCTGAATCGCGGCATCGAGATCGCCAGGCTTTTCACAGCGCAGCCCGACGGCGCCGTAGGCTTCCGCCAGCTTCACGAAATCGGGCATCGCCTCGGTATAGGAGTGCGACAGACGGTTGCCGTGCAGCAACTGCTGCCATTGGCGCACCATGCCCATATACTGGTTGTTCAGGATGAAGATCTTGATCGGCGCTTCGTGCTGGATCGCGGCCGACATTTCCTGAATGCACATCTGGATCGAGGCATCGCCGGCAATGTCGATGACCAGGCTTTCCGGATGGGCGATCTGCACGCCGAGAGCGGCCGGCAGGCCGTAACCCATGGTGCCGAGGCCGCCCGAGGTCATCCAGCGGTTCGGCTGCTCGAAGCCGTAGAACTGCGCCGCCCACATCTGATGCTGACCGACTTCGGTGGTGATGTAGGTGTCGCGGTCCTTGGTCAGCTCGTAGAGACGCTGGATTGCATATTGCGGCATGATGACATCGTCATGCGGCTTGTAGGCGAAGGAATTGCGGGCACGCCAATGCGTGATATTCGTCCACCAATCGCCGAGCCGATCCGGTGCCGGCTTGTGCGGCAACGCCCGCCATAGGCGGACCATATCTTCCAGAACATTGCCGACATCGCCGAGAATGCCGATATCGACATGAACGTTCTTGTTGATCGAGGACGGATCGATGTCGATGTGGATTTTCTTCGAATTCGGCGAAAAGGCATTCAGGCGGCCGGTAATGCGGTCGTCGAAGCGAGCGCCGATGCAGACCATGACATCGCAATCATGCATCGCCATGTTGGCTTCGTAAGAACCGTGCATGCCGAGCATTCCGAGCCAGTTTTTGCCGGATGCCGGATAGGCGCCGAGGCCCATCAGCGTCGAGGTGATCGGGAAGCCCGTCAGTTCGACCAGCTCTCGCAACAGTTTCGAGGCTTCCGGACCGGAGTTTACGACGCCGCCACCGGAATAGATGATCGGTCGCCGCGCGTTTGCCATCAGCTCCACAGCCTGCGTGATCCTGGCGAGATCGCCCTGAACCTTCGGCTGATAGCTCTTCTGGACATCATGGGCTTCCGGCGGCGTGTAGGTGCCAGTGGCGAACTGAACATCCTTCGGAATGTCGACGACGACAGGACCCGGCCGGCCGGACTGGGCGATGCGGAAAGCCTCGTGAATGACCGCGGCGAGCTGGTTGACGTCCTTGACCAGCCAGTTGTGCTTGGTGCAAGGCCGCGTAATGCCGACCGTATCGCATTCCTGGAACGCGTCCGAGCCAATCAGCGTCGTCGGAACCTGGCCGCTCAGGCAGACCAGCGGGATGGAATCCATCAGCGCATCCTGCAGCGGCGTGACGGCATTCGTCGCGCCCGGACCAGAGGTGACCAGCATGACGCCGACCTTGCCGGTCGAGCGGGCATAGCCTTCCGCCGCATGGCCTGCGCCCTGTTCA is part of the Rhizobium sp. CB3090 genome and harbors:
- a CDS encoding aldo/keto reductase → MHDPIPTVTLPSGIAVPALGQGTWNMGETAAQAREEIASLGAGLDLGMTLIDTAEMYGEGGAEEIVGKAIEGRRDEVFVVSKVYPHNASSKGTIQACDRSLKRMKIDRIDLYLLHWRGEYPLSETVAAFEALKAAGKIGAWGVSNFDVDDMEELLAVPDGGNVATNQVLYNLGRRGVEYDLLPWCQERNIPIMAYSPIEQGRLAHHPDLIHIAKTYQATPAQVALAFLLERDGVIAIPKTSNPQRVAENRDAVSLDITEEDWATLDAVFPPPARKKPLEML
- the ilvN gene encoding acetolactate synthase small subunit — encoded protein: MTAHLQPTGSAYFISPETAAAESHTLSVLVDNEPGVLARVIGLFSGRGYNIESLTVSETEHQAHLSRITVVTRGTPQVLEQIKAQLERIVPVHRVVDLTVRARDLGQERPIEREVALLKVVGSGETRAETLRLADAFHAKVVDATVEHFILEITGKSSKIDQFIAIIKPLGLIEVCRTGIAAMNRGPQGM
- a CDS encoding type II toxin-antitoxin system VapC family toxin, which gives rise to MKTRTIDTNILVRVLARDDSKQWQVAAEILRTSNVVILSTVLLETEWVLRKSIGMTSRQIAGLFRSLLALDTIVFREKERVVSALDAFEAGLDFADAFHVSSLDAGETFVTFDRDLVKLAQQHIDHVSIELAS
- a CDS encoding AbrB/MazE/SpoVT family DNA-binding domain-containing protein → MSDNGRVTFTLPKSVRDAHGYEAGTEFEVIEHDNVITLEPVKQEPKPAGKKLTIDEFLSVIPRYSGPPITDEMIDETILSEAKHRWDKVNRQWDEDKND
- the nthA gene encoding nitrile hydratase subunit alpha, with product MHDHDDHHHHDHDNHYSDMQARVRALETLLTEKGLIDPAAIDVIVETYETKVGPRNGAQVVAKAWSDPEFAEWLKRDATAAIASLGFTGRQGEHMRAVFNTTETHNLIVCTLCSCYPWSVLGLPPVWYKAPAYRSRAVIDPRGVLAEFGLTLPEGKTIRVWDSTAELRHLVIPERPDGTQGMNEAALADLVSRDAMIGTAIAKAPEVTL
- a CDS encoding LysE family translocator, with amino-acid sequence MALDSFLALLLFAFTTSITPGPNNMMLFASGVNFGFRRTIPHMLGIGVGFLSLLLGVGLGLGALLHTVPVLYTGLKFAGGAYLVWIAWKIATSRSLSEKESGVEPMSFLSAAAFQWVNPKAWVMAVTAMATYTNPQLYLISVLLVGLAFAAVNIPSVSTWAGFGSALRNWLSDPVRLKRFNITMAVLLVLSLWPMLK
- a CDS encoding acetolactate synthase 3 large subunit, yielding MTGTDNQASSNQMTGAEIVLQALRDNGVKHVFGYPGGAVLPIYDEIFQQDDIQHILVRHEQGAGHAAEGYARSTGKVGVMLVTSGPGATNAVTPLQDALMDSIPLVCLSGQVPTTLIGSDAFQECDTVGITRPCTKHNWLVKDVNQLAAVIHEAFRIAQSGRPGPVVVDIPKDVQFATGTYTPPEAHDVQKSYQPKVQGDLARITQAVELMANARRPIIYSGGGVVNSGPEASKLLRELVELTGFPITSTLMGLGAYPASGKNWLGMLGMHGSYEANMAMHDCDVMVCIGARFDDRITGRLNAFSPNSKKIHIDIDPSSINKNVHVDIGILGDVGNVLEDMVRLWRALPHKPAPDRLGDWWTNITHWRARNSFAYKPHDDVIMPQYAIQRLYELTKDRDTYITTEVGQHQMWAAQFYGFEQPNRWMTSGGLGTMGYGLPAALGVQIAHPESLVIDIAGDASIQMCIQEMSAAIQHEAPIKIFILNNQYMGMVRQWQQLLHGNRLSHSYTEAMPDFVKLAEAYGAVGLRCEKPGDLDAAIQEMIDVKKPVIFDCRVANLANCFPMIPSGKAHNEMLLPDEATDEAVANAIDAKGRQLV
- a CDS encoding DUF2269 domain-containing protein encodes the protein MGEELLRLVHVIGATVLFGTGAGIAFFMVMAHRTGDPKVIAHVAGTVVIADTIFTATAVILQPVTGYLLAQSIGWSLEEGWIALSLLLYVLTGIFWLPVVWIQLRLRDLARAASETEAPLPEAYHHLYRIWFACGFPAFFFVIGILWLMLNKPSIPLF
- a CDS encoding SDR family oxidoreductase; this translates as MKILILGATGFIGSVIAARLRRDGHMVTGLARNPDRARVKHPSIGWIKADLAEMTDPSDWHAVLSSHQIVINCAGALQDGLSDDLAATQEKAMLALYAAAARSAIELVVQISARTEGAGQGQPFLATKRSADKALAASGLNHIILRPALVLGRNAHGGTALLRALAAMPYLLPLIHAQSPVETVSVDDVAAVVSAAVAGDFQSGTDIDLAASEMLTLRELVILHRSWLGLPPARVVPIPTGLARPMTWAADIAGTLGWRSPLRSTAMAVMSEGVLSRRDGQHLPSQRLATAVETLDASPSGIQDLWFARLYLLKPVMVFGLALFWMLSGIIPLLAPTGASRHFLPFMPEGVAMALTLITCFLDIALGAFVLVRPFARSALFGMLAVTLGYLAGGTLLEPSLWLDPVGPFVKVLPSILLTFATLAILEER
- a CDS encoding capsular biosynthesis protein; translated protein: MRLGATFYVRNAFPWLGQYFGLQKIATTLSPGIGGVLSWGGRTPAKTAAAISRLRGLPCWNLEDGFLRSVGLGKAGAIPFSIVVDDLGLPVDASRPSRLERLIGGAEDAGELGRAIREQIVRNRLSKYNHLPHREPAIERTTKRRILLVDQVVGDISVGKALGSHASFERMLADALASGAQCLIRTHPDVMAGHRKGYLTTETAGKGGAIFLDDAVSVASILEVVDEVWTVSSQFGFDALLRGIPVRCYAAPFYAGWGVTEDQFGVYTKAILADRRTRRRTVDQIAAAAFSLYPTYRDPADWRLIDVFQAIELIVGQQQADVGS